In a genomic window of Gossypium arboreum isolate Shixiya-1 chromosome 7, ASM2569848v2, whole genome shotgun sequence:
- the LOC108481984 gene encoding uncharacterized protein LOC108481984 isoform X2, with protein sequence MDVDGPSSGRRKVRFAPKAPQSSRKPKLAVAKSETSDEDEEAAQAQYLLGRFNENLTRQKPKVEKKSSVQIAFGPGAPSSTSLRSYGNKRAGRILDDSSSTSKEDCTDICSSDAIEAPAPRVKSEYREPWDYNRTYYPTTLPLRRPYSGDPELLDEAEFVETAKKEYDEATINPASDLGLLQEGDKQKMLFFQFPGNLPRIKQPVSKKGKEKAEHSVSSDRFGALKKGCRLEELPEGYVGKMLVYKSGAVKLKIGETLFDVSPGEACVFAQDVAAFNTASKQCCVIGEVGQRVVVTPDFSFL encoded by the exons ATGGATGTTGACGGGCCTTCTTCTGGCCGGCGAAAG GTCCGATTCGCTCCTAAAGCTCCTCAATCTTCAAGAAAGCCCAAACTTGCTGTTGCCAAATC TGAAACGAGTGATGAAGATGAAGAAGCTGCTCAGGCGCAATATCTTCTTGGACGTTTCAAC GAGAATCTAACGCGACAAAAGCCGAAAGTTGAGAAGAAAT CTTCAGTGCAAATTGCATTTGGTCCTGGAGCCCCATCATCCACTTCATTGAGGTCATATGGCAATAAAAGAGCTGGTAGAATCCTAGATGATTCGTCTTCGACTTCCAAAGAAGATTGCACTGATATATGTTCTTCAGATGCTATTGAAGCACCAGCCCCAAGAGTCAAGAGTGAATACAGAGaaccatgg GATTACAACCGCACTTACTATCCTACTACCCTTCCTCTGAGGAGACCTTACTCGGGTGACCCTG AACTTCTAGATGAAGCAGAATTTGTAGAGACTGctaaaaaggaatatgatgaggCAACTATTAATCCTGCATCAGATCTTGGGCTACTG CAGGAAGGTGACAAACAAAAGATGCTCTTCTTTCAGTTCCCCGGAAATCTTCCTAGAATTAAGCAACCAGTTAGCAAGAAGGGGAAAGAGAAAGCTGAGCACTCGGTATCATCTGATAGGTTTGGAGCTTTAAAGAAAGGATGCCGGTTGGAAGAGCTGCCGGAGGGATATGTGGGGAAAATGCTGGTTTACAAGAGCGGAGCAGTCAAGTTGAAGATAGGAGAAACACTATTTGAT GTATCGCCTGGTGAAGCTTGTGTGTTCGCACAGGATGTTGCTGCCTTCAATACCGCAAGCAAACAGTGTTGTGTCATTGGTGAGGTTGGTCAACGGGTTGTTGTCACTCCGGACTTTAGTTTTCTTTAG
- the LOC108481984 gene encoding uncharacterized protein LOC108481984 isoform X1 translates to MDVDGPSSGRRKVRFAPKAPQSSRKPKLAVAKSETSDEDEEAAQAQYLLGRFNENLTRQKPKVEKKSSVQIAFGPGAPSSTSLRSYGNKRAGRILDDSSSTSKEDCTDICSSDAIEAPAPRVKSEYREPWDYNRTYYPTTLPLRRPYSGDPELLDEAEFVETAKKEYDEATINPASDLGLLEGDKQKMLFFQFPGNLPRIKQPVSKKGKEKAEHSVSSDRFGALKKGCRLEELPEGYVGKMLVYKSGAVKLKIGETLFDVSPGEACVFAQDVAAFNTASKQCCVIGEVGQRVVVTPDFSFL, encoded by the exons ATGGATGTTGACGGGCCTTCTTCTGGCCGGCGAAAG GTCCGATTCGCTCCTAAAGCTCCTCAATCTTCAAGAAAGCCCAAACTTGCTGTTGCCAAATC TGAAACGAGTGATGAAGATGAAGAAGCTGCTCAGGCGCAATATCTTCTTGGACGTTTCAAC GAGAATCTAACGCGACAAAAGCCGAAAGTTGAGAAGAAAT CTTCAGTGCAAATTGCATTTGGTCCTGGAGCCCCATCATCCACTTCATTGAGGTCATATGGCAATAAAAGAGCTGGTAGAATCCTAGATGATTCGTCTTCGACTTCCAAAGAAGATTGCACTGATATATGTTCTTCAGATGCTATTGAAGCACCAGCCCCAAGAGTCAAGAGTGAATACAGAGaaccatgg GATTACAACCGCACTTACTATCCTACTACCCTTCCTCTGAGGAGACCTTACTCGGGTGACCCTG AACTTCTAGATGAAGCAGAATTTGTAGAGACTGctaaaaaggaatatgatgaggCAACTATTAATCCTGCATCAGATCTTGGGCTACTG GAAGGTGACAAACAAAAGATGCTCTTCTTTCAGTTCCCCGGAAATCTTCCTAGAATTAAGCAACCAGTTAGCAAGAAGGGGAAAGAGAAAGCTGAGCACTCGGTATCATCTGATAGGTTTGGAGCTTTAAAGAAAGGATGCCGGTTGGAAGAGCTGCCGGAGGGATATGTGGGGAAAATGCTGGTTTACAAGAGCGGAGCAGTCAAGTTGAAGATAGGAGAAACACTATTTGAT GTATCGCCTGGTGAAGCTTGTGTGTTCGCACAGGATGTTGCTGCCTTCAATACCGCAAGCAAACAGTGTTGTGTCATTGGTGAGGTTGGTCAACGGGTTGTTGTCACTCCGGACTTTAGTTTTCTTTAG
- the LOC108480024 gene encoding 60S ribosomal protein L15-1-like: MGAYKYVSELWRKKQSDVMRFLQRVRCWEYRQHPSIVRVNHPTRPDKARRLGYKAKQGYVVYRVRVRRGGRKRPVPKGIVYGKPTNQGVTQLKFQRSKRSVAEERAGRKLGGLRVVNSYWINEDSTYKYFEVILVDPAHNAIRNDPRINWICNPVHKHRELRGLTSAGKKYRGLRGKGHLHHKARPSRRATWKRNNTLSLRRYR, translated from the exons ATGG GGGCTTACAAGTACGTGTCAGAGCTATGGAGGAAGAAGCAATCCGATGTGATGAGGTTCTTGCAGAGGGTGAGGTGCTGGGAGTACCGTCAGCACCCTTCCATCGTGCGAGTTAACCACCCAACTCGCCCCGACAAGGCTCGTCGATTGGGGTACAAAGCCAAGCAG GGTTATGTCGTCTATCGTGTCCGTGTAAGGCGTGGTGGGAGGAAGAGACCAGTTCCTAAGGGTATTGTATATGGAAAGCCCACAAACCAGGGTGTTACCCAGCTGAAATTCCAACGTAGCAAACGATCAGTTGCAGAGGAACGAGCTGGCCGGAAGCTTGGTGGTCTTAGGGTCGTGAACTCTTATTGGATCAATGAG gATTCAACTTACAAATACTTTGAAGTCATCTTAGTCGATCCTGCCCACAACGCTATCCGCAATGACCCAAGAATCAACTGGATCTGCAATCCGGTTCACAAGCACAGGGAACTCCGAGGACTGACCTCTGCTGGCAAGAAATACAGGGGTCTTCGTGGCAAGGGGCACTTGCACCACAAGGCTCGACCTTCAAGGAGGGCAACCTGGAAGAGAAACAACACACTCTCCCTTCGCCGCTACCGTTGA